One region of Solanum pennellii chromosome 6, SPENNV200 genomic DNA includes:
- the LOC107022060 gene encoding auxin-responsive protein IAA3-like — protein MATIYENNDLATELRLGLPGTTDKSKTQVSSTSTTNKRSLSEMDSSSDIINQNDQQDSSPPPKVQIVGWPPVRSCRKNVGVQAKNSIDISIGMYVKVSMDGAPYLRKIDLRVYKNYQELLKALEYMFKHPIGVFLEKEGYTTSGSDYVLTYEDKDGDWMLVGDVPLDMFINSCKRLRIMKGSDAKGLGCL, from the exons ATGGCAACAATCTACGAGAATAATGATCTTGCAACTGAGCTGAGATTAGGGTTACCTGGTACAACAGATAAATCGAAGACACAGGTATCTTCGACTAGTACTACTAATAAAAGATCTTTATCAGAGATGGATAGCTCCTCAgatattataaatcaaaatgatcaaCAAGACTCCTCCCCTCCACCAAA agTACAAATTGTTGGTTGGCCACCAGTAAGATCTTGCAGGAAGAATGTTGGTGTACAAGCCAAGAATTCAATTGATATTTCCATAGGAATGTATGTGAAAGTTAGCATGGATGGAGCACCTTACTTGAGGAAAATTGACCTTAGGGTTTACAAAAATTATCAAGAATTACTCAAAGCTTTGGAGTACATGTTCAAGCATCCCATTG gtgtatttttggaaaaagaagGCTATACTACTAGTGGATCTGATTATGTATTAACATATGAAGACAAAGATGGTGATTGGATGCTTGTTGGAGATGTACCATTGGATATGTTTATTAATTCTTGTAAAAGGCTTAGAATCATGAAAGGGTCTGATGCTAAAGGTTTGGGATGCCTATAG